The Thiomicrorhabdus lithotrophica DNA segment AGTAACCGACACCTGCTGAAAACGACCCCGTTGGCTGCTCTTCAACTTTGACCACTAAATCAACCTGGTCTTGAGAAACACGCTTGGTTTCAATATCTGTACTTTTGAAAAAACCTACTCGCTGTAGACGTTCTTTTGACTGACGAACCATCTTTAATGAATAAGGAGCACTTTCTAATTGACGCATCTCTCTACGAATAACATGATCTCTAGTACGAGTATTACCCTCTATCTCTACACGACGAATATAAACACGTTTTTTTGGATCGACTTTAAAGTTTAAAGCAATCGTTCTATTTTCTCTATCTAATAAAGTATCTGGCGTAACATCAGCAAAGGCATAACCCTCTTCACTTAATCGATCACGAATTGCATTAACTGCTGATATAACTGCACTTCGTGAAAAAACATCCCCTTTTTTAAAGGCTGTTAAAGCTTCAAGCTCTTTTTTATCAACAATCAGCTCACCCAAATATTGAATATCTGAAATAGTGTATTGCGCGCCTTCAGTCATATTAATAGTTGTAAACACTTTGGTTTTATCAGCTGAAATACTTACTTGAGAGGACCTAATCTTAAACTCAGCATATCCTCTATCCAGGTAGTATGACTTAATGGTCTCAATATCCGCTTCCATCTTAGGTTTTGAGTATTTATCCCCGCTACCAAAACTTGCATTTTCAGTCACCTGCATCTGCGACTTTAAACGCTGGTCAGGATAGATTTTGTTACCCACTAGATTAATACGACCGATTGTAGCGGGCTCACCTTCATTAATATCGATTTTAAGTTCAACTCGATTACGAGGTAGTTCAGTGGTTACAATATTAATGACTGCGGCATAATAACCCTGGTTTTGGTATCGACGCTTCAAATCAACAACCACTTGGTCCATTTGAACATGGTTATAAATGCGACCTTTTTTGATACCCAAGCCGTCTAGTGCGGTATTTAACACATCAGTTTCAATCAATGAGTTACCTTCAATCTTAATTTCTGCAATAGAAGGTCTTTCAACAACTTTAATTACGAGCGTTCCATCATCTCTTTTATATAAAGAAACATCCTGAAAGAATCCAGTCTTGTATAAACGCTGAATACTTTCTTGGGTTGTTCGGCTGTCTAAGTTTTGTCCTGGACTGATTGACAGGTAACTGTTAATAGTTTCAAAACCAATCTTATTGGATCCTTCAACTTTAATCTCTTTTACAGTAAAAGCGAGAGCCAAGCTAGGCGTGAATAATAGGGAAGCGATTGCTGCCGATAAAATGGTATTCGTAGATTTTTTTTGAAACATATTAACCATGAGAAATTCTTATTACATCATTAAATAAGGCAACAAACGTAAGACCAACGATAACCATTAGCCCAAATGTTTGTCCAACCACCATAACTCGTTCACTCACTGGTGAACCTTTAATCATTTCGATGAGGTAATACATTAAATGCCCCCCATCCAAAACTGGAATTGGTAATAAATTTAAAATACCAATACTTAAACTCAACAAACCAACCAAACTTAAAAAAGCTACCAGGCCTGATTGAATGGCTTGCCCTGAAAACTGTGCGATACTTAGTGGTCCAGATAAGTTTTTAGTACTTACTTCCCCAATAACCATGCGCTTAAGCATAACAATGCTCATAACAAACAAATCAATACTACGTTGATAGCCTTTTTCGAACGCCTCAAAAAAACCATATTGAATGTTTGCCATGTAAGGTTTGAGTGTATTCTCATCAACAAATACACCAACACCCATTCTGCCTACTTTCTGACCATCTTCTAACACTGATGAATCTAGCTTAATCTGAGCATCATAAATAGCATTATCACGTTCAAATACGACCTTTACAACCTTATTTGGATGAGACTGCACTACTTTAACAAAGTCTTGCCAACTATAGATAAGGTTTTCATCAATAGATAACACTTTATCGCCAGAAAGCATGCCCTCTTTATTGGCAGGTCCATTTTCCAGAATCTCGCCTAATATAGCAGGGATTATAGGTTTTGAGGGTAAAAAACCTAACTGAGCTAACCAGTTCTGATTTGGCTGGTTAATATCAATACGCGACAATGAAACTTCATGAATCGAGATAACATCAGTTTCTTCAATATTTTGAAAGCTAATACTGATCGCCTTTTCTCCACTCGCGAGTGATTGCAAAAGCTGTTGATGAACCATTTGCCAGCTAAATACTTCATTGCCATTTACTTGAGTAACCGACCAGGCCTGGTTATTTGAAAAATAGTTTAATTCTGAGTTTTGTTTAACTGCCTTTTCTAATGGTGAATTGACCGCTAAACCATTAACAATCGGTTTCATACCGGTTACACCGACCATATACATAATTGCAAAAACAAGTAGAGCAAAAATTAAATTAATTAGAGGGCCTGCCAAAACAACCGCAAAACGTCTGTATACAGACTGCCTATTAAACGCCCTTAAAACATCATTAGGTGAAACATAATCTTCACGCTCATCTGCAAATTTAACGTAGCCACCTAGTGGTATTTGACCGATAACAAACTCTGTTTCTTTACCTTGGCGACTATAGATTGGCTTACCAAAGCCTATTGAGAACTTTATTACTTTAATATTGAAATAACGAGCTACTTGATAATGACCCCATTCGTGAATGGTGACAATCAACCCCATTACAACAACAAATCCAAGTATAGACCACAGAATATCCATCAATGACAACTCAGTAAAAGTTTAAACAGCAACACTAAAGTGCCAGGCTAAATACAGCATAGGTACAGCGATAATTAAACTGTCTATACGATCCAGAATACCTCCATGTCCTGGGAGGATTTTACCACTGTCCTTTAAGCCTACCTGACGCTTTAAAACACTCTCAAACAGATCTCCAAATACAGAAAAAACTGAAATTAAAGTGAGTATCAA contains these protein-coding regions:
- the bamA gene encoding outer membrane protein assembly factor BamA, translating into MVNMFQKKSTNTILSAAIASLLFTPSLALAFTVKEIKVEGSNKIGFETINSYLSISPGQNLDSRTTQESIQRLYKTGFFQDVSLYKRDDGTLVIKVVERPSIAEIKIEGNSLIETDVLNTALDGLGIKKGRIYNHVQMDQVVVDLKRRYQNQGYYAAVINIVTTELPRNRVELKIDINEGEPATIGRINLVGNKIYPDQRLKSQMQVTENASFGSGDKYSKPKMEADIETIKSYYLDRGYAEFKIRSSQVSISADKTKVFTTINMTEGAQYTISDIQYLGELIVDKKELEALTAFKKGDVFSRSAVISAVNAIRDRLSEEGYAFADVTPDTLLDRENRTIALNFKVDPKKRVYIRRVEIEGNTRTRDHVIRREMRQLESAPYSLKMVRQSKERLQRVGFFKSTDIETKRVSQDQVDLVVKVEEQPTGSFSAGVGYSQLDGVSFNLGVSERNFIGSGHKLNFNVATSAARKSADIGVTNPYFTDDGVSLGVSLYYSEIDADELDIADYTTNNLGVRLSLGYPLSENNSLTYGLKFDSQDLVCSDSFSFCSDYIDENGKTSNSIIASIGWTHNTTNAFYFPSDGQKTSLSVEAVLPSTSDTPYYKVYANESWFQPLSKNFTLQLKTGLAFGDGYGDATELPFYETFYAGGIGTVRGFEPNSLGPRYSLTDDGSDRPTGGSVKLTGTAAVVLPVPFIEDSSNARLSWFFDFGNVFSDFDAVELGELRTSTGLGVSWITPVGPLTFSIARPIAYSDADDDLQTFQFTLGGGF
- the rseP gene encoding RIP metalloprotease RseP codes for the protein MDILWSILGFVVVMGLIVTIHEWGHYQVARYFNIKVIKFSIGFGKPIYSRQGKETEFVIGQIPLGGYVKFADEREDYVSPNDVLRAFNRQSVYRRFAVVLAGPLINLIFALLVFAIMYMVGVTGMKPIVNGLAVNSPLEKAVKQNSELNYFSNNQAWSVTQVNGNEVFSWQMVHQQLLQSLASGEKAISISFQNIEETDVISIHEVSLSRIDINQPNQNWLAQLGFLPSKPIIPAILGEILENGPANKEGMLSGDKVLSIDENLIYSWQDFVKVVQSHPNKVVKVVFERDNAIYDAQIKLDSSVLEDGQKVGRMGVGVFVDENTLKPYMANIQYGFFEAFEKGYQRSIDLFVMSIVMLKRMVIGEVSTKNLSGPLSIAQFSGQAIQSGLVAFLSLVGLLSLSIGILNLLPIPVLDGGHLMYYLIEMIKGSPVSERVMVVGQTFGLMVIVGLTFVALFNDVIRISHG